Proteins from a genomic interval of Clostridium sp. 'deep sea':
- a CDS encoding ABC transporter ATP-binding protein: protein MFSAINLHHHYKNKETLNCINFSITSGQIVSIVGPSGCGKTTLLRILAGVIKASKGELVGFTQDSSYVFQKPRLLPWCTVRDNVKFVLQDKLPAPEIEDRVQKTLEMVELKGISEHYPLKLSGGMQQRVAIARALALPSRLMFLDEPFQSLDFNLKQRLMKELIPLLSKQQYTVFLVTHDIRVAATMGDTVLVLSDAPATIIKQLKNPIDRVTRAANSRVLLAFENEIYSCLSKI from the coding sequence ATGTTTAGCGCAATTAATTTACACCACCATTATAAGAACAAAGAGACGTTAAATTGCATAAACTTTAGTATAACTAGTGGACAAATTGTTTCAATAGTTGGGCCTTCTGGATGTGGAAAAACAACGCTCTTAAGAATATTAGCTGGTGTTATTAAAGCCAGTAAAGGCGAGTTAGTTGGCTTTACTCAAGACAGCAGTTATGTGTTTCAAAAGCCCCGTTTACTTCCTTGGTGCACTGTTCGAGATAATGTAAAATTTGTGTTGCAAGATAAACTACCAGCTCCTGAAATTGAAGATAGAGTGCAGAAAACCCTAGAAATGGTTGAGCTTAAAGGAATTTCGGAACACTATCCTTTAAAGCTAAGTGGTGGTATGCAGCAAAGGGTTGCTATAGCAAGGGCCTTAGCATTACCCTCTAGGTTAATGTTTTTAGATGAACCTTTTCAGTCTCTTGATTTTAATTTAAAGCAAAGATTAATGAAAGAATTAATTCCCTTGCTTTCAAAACAACAGTACACTGTGTTTTTAGTAACCCACGATATTAGGGTTGCGGCCACTATGGGTGATACTGTTTTAGTATTAAGTGATGCACCAGCAACCATTATAAAGCAGCTTAAAAACCCGATAGATAGAGTTACTAGAGCGGCTAATAGTAGAGTGCTTTTAGCATTCGAAAATGAGATTTACAGTTGTTTGTCTAAAATATAG
- a CDS encoding ABC transporter permease subunit, whose translation MSKNSKKLELAVGIIFLLAIWQIVASGVGNFNIFPTPLAVLIAFKRIVTKTDFIATVFFTLFRVVVSLSISFILAVILGFFSVNNKYIKAALSPLVSIMKATPTIAITVQLIIWLGPYQAPSAVGFIIVFPILYSAVLEGISNVDPEILEMADIYNIPNRLRVKKIYIPSVVSYLSAALAGAIGLSMKVIISAEYISTTKYSLGNGIYYGFAYFNMDEVWAWAAIAIITSAILEYPIMLIKKRLCQWREVDV comes from the coding sequence ATGTCCAAGAATAGCAAAAAACTAGAGCTTGCCGTTGGTATAATATTTTTATTAGCAATATGGCAAATAGTAGCTTCAGGTGTGGGAAATTTTAATATATTTCCTACACCTTTAGCTGTCTTAATAGCTTTTAAAAGAATAGTTACCAAAACCGACTTTATTGCTACAGTTTTTTTTACTCTGTTTAGAGTAGTAGTAAGCCTAAGTATTTCCTTTATTTTAGCGGTGATTTTAGGCTTTTTTAGTGTTAATAATAAATATATAAAAGCAGCGCTAAGCCCGTTAGTGTCAATAATGAAAGCAACACCTACTATAGCAATAACTGTTCAGTTAATTATTTGGCTTGGTCCTTATCAAGCACCATCTGCTGTGGGATTTATTATTGTTTTTCCTATTTTATATTCAGCTGTATTAGAGGGTATTAGTAATGTAGATCCCGAAATACTAGAAATGGCAGATATCTATAATATTCCCAACCGCTTAAGGGTTAAAAAAATATATATACCCTCTGTTGTTTCTTATTTATCAGCTGCCTTAGCTGGTGCAATAGGCTTAAGTATGAAGGTAATAATATCAGCTGAGTATATCAGTACTACGAAATATTCTTTGGGTAATGGTATTTATTATGGATTCGCTTATTTTAACATGGATGAAGTTTGGGCATGGGCAGCAATTGCCATAATAACCTCCGCAATTTTAGAGTATCCAATCATGTTAATTAAAAAAAGATTATGCCAATGGAGAGAAGTAGATGTTTAG
- a CDS encoding MqnA/MqnD/SBP family protein: MRKFTIAILVLATILMVAGCQKQSTPVEMKVAYLSGPTALTMLQMAKDKPSIGEEVTVTYEQIAAPNVMMGKLTANELDMAVIATNQAAMLFNKGTEYQILAPSVWGALYMVGMEELTDINSLKGEEIALIGKGLTPDIMLRHILKENDIDPEKDVTLTYLSGPKELLQSVIASRYSFAVLPEPLATTASIKKEGLKTVLDFQEQWQALTEKSSYPQASLVVNKAFAEENPELVATFLEKYQASIEWANENPEDLGKYAEELEIGLPAAVVQKAVGSSNLKFTKANDVKDEIKAYFEALYNIIPESIGGKLPDDSIYYNVQE, from the coding sequence ATGCGCAAATTTACTATTGCTATTTTAGTATTGGCAACTATCTTAATGGTTGCAGGTTGTCAAAAGCAGTCAACACCAGTAGAGATGAAGGTAGCTTATTTATCTGGCCCAACAGCCTTAACAATGTTGCAAATGGCTAAAGATAAACCAAGCATAGGTGAAGAAGTTACTGTTACATATGAGCAAATTGCTGCTCCAAATGTAATGATGGGTAAACTTACAGCAAATGAACTTGATATGGCAGTAATAGCTACAAACCAAGCTGCTATGTTATTCAATAAAGGTACAGAGTATCAAATTTTAGCTCCATCTGTGTGGGGGGCTTTATACATGGTAGGAATGGAAGAGCTAACTGATATTAACTCCTTAAAAGGTGAAGAGATAGCCTTAATAGGTAAAGGCTTAACTCCAGATATTATGTTAAGGCATATCTTAAAAGAGAATGATATTGATCCAGAGAAGGATGTTACTTTAACTTATTTATCTGGACCAAAAGAGCTATTACAAAGTGTTATTGCTAGTCGTTATAGCTTTGCAGTTTTACCTGAGCCTTTAGCAACTACAGCAAGTATAAAAAAAGAAGGGCTAAAAACAGTACTTGATTTTCAAGAACAATGGCAAGCATTAACCGAAAAAAGTAGCTATCCTCAAGCTAGTTTAGTTGTTAACAAAGCTTTTGCTGAAGAGAATCCTGAATTAGTTGCCACCTTTTTAGAGAAATATCAGGCTTCAATTGAATGGGCAAATGAAAACCCAGAGGATTTAGGTAAATATGCCGAAGAACTTGAGATTGGTTTACCAGCAGCTGTTGTGCAAAAAGCAGTTGGCTCAAGCAACTTAAAATTTACCAAGGCAAATGATGTAAAAGATGAAATAAAGGCTTATTTTGAGGCTTTATATAATATTATTCCAGAGTCAATTGGTGGTAAGCTCCCAGACGATAGTATCTATTACAATGTCCAAGAATAG
- the deoD gene encoding purine-nucleoside phosphorylase codes for MTVHINAKKGDIAKTVLLPGDPLRAKYIAETFLEDVVCYNTVRNMLGFTGTWNGKRVSVQGTGMGMPSIGIYSHELIAEYGVEQLIRVGSCGSFQKHVGIRDVILGISASTNSRYASQYGLPGTYAPTASYELVEKAKAAADKQGIPVHVGNILSSDIFYDADPNAWEKWARMGVLAVEMEAAALYMNAAYLGAKALAILTVSDSLVTHELTTSEERQKTFKEMITIALDLA; via the coding sequence ATGACTGTACACATTAATGCAAAAAAAGGAGATATTGCTAAAACTGTTTTGCTACCTGGTGACCCACTACGAGCTAAATATATCGCAGAAACTTTTTTAGAAGATGTGGTTTGTTATAATACAGTACGTAATATGTTAGGTTTTACAGGTACTTGGAATGGTAAAAGAGTTTCTGTACAAGGTACTGGCATGGGTATGCCTTCTATTGGCATTTATTCACATGAACTTATTGCCGAATATGGTGTTGAGCAACTTATTAGAGTTGGTTCATGTGGCTCTTTTCAAAAACATGTAGGCATTAGAGATGTTATTTTAGGTATTAGTGCCTCTACAAACTCAAGATATGCTAGTCAATACGGTTTGCCAGGAACATATGCTCCAACTGCCAGCTATGAGTTAGTTGAAAAGGCTAAAGCAGCTGCAGATAAACAAGGTATTCCTGTACATGTAGGCAATATTTTATCTTCTGATATTTTTTATGACGCCGACCCAAATGCTTGGGAAAAATGGGCTCGTATGGGTGTATTAGCAGTTGAAATGGAAGCCGCTGCTCTTTATATGAATGCTGCTTACTTAGGTGCTAAAGCTTTAGCTATTTTAACAGTAAGCGACAGTCTAGTAACCCATGAGTTAACTACTTCTGAAGAACGCCAAAAAACATTTAAAGAAATGATTACAATTGCCTTAGATTTGGCATAG
- a CDS encoding S1-like domain-containing RNA-binding protein, whose translation MKSGIVQKLKVVDEHPKHYWLAEDSNRGRERARLHKGGLTKQFKIGDEIEAFIYTDKKGFLIASMDVPQANVKTVKKLRVKNSISAGAFLDWGKDVDLFWPKNEQRYQVKEGKSYPVVLYTDRDGKLLASGNIYPYLNSDSPYKVDDEVSGTVYDHSGNWGVFVAVDNKYFGLIPKSEIYQDIEYGDVVYARVMRVREDGKLDLALRKRAHVQMTDDSQYILDELDSRNGFINLNDKSSPEEIKRQLRMSKSAFKRAVGRLMKKGLIKTSSRGIKLIDK comes from the coding sequence ATGAAGAGTGGTATAGTTCAAAAATTAAAAGTAGTGGATGAGCATCCTAAGCATTATTGGCTTGCTGAAGATAGTAACAGAGGCAGAGAAAGAGCCCGTTTGCATAAAGGTGGCTTAACTAAACAGTTTAAGATTGGTGATGAAATAGAGGCTTTTATTTATACAGATAAAAAAGGATTTTTAATAGCCTCAATGGATGTACCACAAGCTAATGTTAAAACGGTTAAAAAACTGCGGGTAAAAAACTCTATATCAGCGGGTGCTTTTTTAGACTGGGGTAAAGATGTTGATTTATTTTGGCCCAAAAACGAACAGCGTTATCAAGTAAAAGAGGGTAAATCATACCCTGTAGTTTTATATACAGATAGAGATGGAAAGCTACTAGCCTCCGGAAACATATACCCTTATTTAAACTCTGATTCTCCTTATAAAGTAGATGACGAGGTAAGTGGCACTGTGTATGATCATAGTGGTAACTGGGGAGTATTTGTAGCTGTAGATAATAAGTATTTTGGTTTAATTCCTAAAAGTGAAATATATCAAGATATTGAATATGGTGATGTAGTATATGCTAGGGTAATGAGAGTGAGAGAAGATGGCAAGCTTGATTTAGCCTTGCGTAAAAGAGCCCATGTTCAAATGACAGATGACTCTCAGTATATTTTAGATGAACTAGATTCACGTAATGGTTTTATTAACTTAAACGATAAATCATCTCCTGAGGAAATAAAAAGACAACTACGCATGAGCAAATCAGCCTTTAAAAGAGCTGTTGGCAGACTAATGAAAAAAGGATTAATAAAAACCAGTAGCAGAGGAATTAAATTAATAGACAAGTAG
- a CDS encoding DUF2087 domain-containing protein, whose product MNNYFNEASLNDLKRGYIVPDNSTDMICLICGEKYEKDIIYTMNDRMLLGQKAIIEHVKSAHNSTFNFLINLEKKHTGISESQKDMLIKFYNLANDTDIAKELGVSKSTVRNYRFRLREKAKQAKVFLALMELLESRVEDDEKLIDYHKEATMVDDRYVITEAEYKKTIEKYFSSDGSLRSIPRKQKRKLIVLREIASSFETNKTYDEKEVNEKLEKFNEDYVSLRRYLIEYQFLKRENDGSKYWVTL is encoded by the coding sequence ATGAATAATTATTTTAATGAAGCTAGCCTAAACGACCTTAAACGAGGGTATATCGTGCCCGACAATAGTACCGACATGATTTGTTTGATTTGTGGTGAAAAATATGAAAAAGACATTATTTACACCATGAATGATAGAATGTTATTAGGGCAAAAAGCAATTATAGAACATGTAAAATCAGCTCATAACTCAACCTTTAATTTTTTAATTAATCTTGAAAAAAAACATACGGGAATATCTGAATCTCAGAAAGATATGTTAATAAAGTTTTATAACCTTGCTAATGATACAGACATCGCCAAAGAGCTAGGAGTTAGTAAGTCAACAGTAAGAAATTATAGATTTAGATTAAGAGAAAAAGCGAAACAAGCCAAAGTATTTTTAGCCCTAATGGAACTCTTGGAGTCTAGAGTAGAAGACGATGAAAAACTAATAGACTACCATAAGGAGGCTACCATGGTGGATGATAGATATGTTATAACCGAAGCCGAATACAAAAAAACAATTGAAAAATACTTTTCAAGCGATGGCAGCTTGCGCTCCATACCTCGAAAGCAAAAAAGAAAATTAATTGTGTTAAGAGAAATTGCTAGTAGTTTTGAGACAAATAAAACCTATGATGAAAAAGAGGTTAATGAAAAGCTTGAAAAATTTAATGAAGACTATGTTAGTCTAAGAAGGTATTTAATAGAGTACCAGTTTTTAAAGCGTGAAAACGATGGCAGTAAATATTGGGTGACACTATAG
- a CDS encoding ATP-binding cassette domain-containing protein encodes MIKINNLKKEFYVAEKVSGAFSSIRTLFSQKKRKVVAVDNINFEINKGDFVGYIGPNGAGKSTTIKMLTGILHPTSGSVNVLGLSPQHQRKQVVHNLGVVFGQRSQLWWDLPLEESFELLAAMYNVHSADAQKMLKKFDNVMGIGQFLTTPVRKLSLGQRMRGEICAALLHNPAILMLDEPTIGLDVVAKKAIRGFLKEINNQGTTILLTTHDLKDIESLCKRVIVINHGNILLDGGMKELWQGIGLYSSLIVDYSSSVDINNLQSENFCSLTQDGDNRIIAEFDREKIKANKIINYLGLLGDIEDIHLAEPDIETAVQKLFER; translated from the coding sequence ATGATAAAAATTAATAATTTAAAAAAAGAATTTTACGTTGCAGAAAAAGTATCCGGAGCATTTAGTTCCATAAGAACCCTATTTAGTCAAAAAAAACGTAAGGTTGTTGCAGTTGATAATATAAATTTTGAGATAAATAAAGGCGATTTTGTGGGTTACATTGGGCCCAATGGGGCTGGTAAATCTACCACAATTAAAATGTTAACAGGCATATTACACCCTACAAGTGGATCAGTTAATGTACTAGGACTCAGCCCTCAGCATCAACGAAAACAAGTAGTTCATAACTTAGGTGTAGTTTTTGGCCAGCGCTCGCAACTGTGGTGGGACTTACCCCTAGAAGAATCCTTTGAGCTATTAGCCGCTATGTACAATGTACATAGTGCAGACGCTCAAAAAATGCTGAAAAAATTCGATAATGTTATGGGTATTGGTCAGTTTTTAACTACTCCTGTACGTAAGCTTTCTTTAGGCCAGCGTATGAGGGGTGAGATATGTGCGGCATTATTGCATAATCCTGCCATCTTAATGCTTGATGAACCCACCATAGGATTAGATGTTGTAGCCAAAAAAGCTATTAGAGGGTTTTTAAAAGAGATTAATAATCAGGGCACAACTATTTTATTAACAACTCACGATTTAAAAGATATTGAGAGTTTATGTAAACGAGTTATTGTCATTAATCATGGAAACATACTATTAGATGGTGGTATGAAAGAACTTTGGCAAGGCATAGGTCTTTATAGTAGCTTAATTGTAGATTACTCTAGTTCAGTTGATATAAATAATTTACAATCAGAGAATTTTTGTAGCCTTACACAAGATGGTGATAATAGAATTATTGCAGAGTTTGATAGAGAAAAAATTAAAGCAAACAAAATTATAAATTATTTAGGTTTGCTAGGTGATATAGAGGATATTCATCTTGCCGAGCCCGACATCGAAACCGCTGTTCAAAAGCTGTTTGAAAGATAA
- a CDS encoding ABC-2 family transporter protein produces MIKCLKFYKKAVLASIRSAMQYKFSFLVNSFSYIFIMLSDILPVFVILYHFKSIGGWNMFHVAALWGCINISLGFTRAFCVEIHNFQEYIINGTFDNLLLRPWSTLLLLLSRKIQLFRLAGSLQGLIVLVFALLKLKVNYTTLLYLPVLIITGIVTLVAIEIIIASLAFWITRTGDILVFLFYGPTTASMYPLSIFPVAIKAFLTVWPVAYVGFKQLEYLLGFSNNASILIISPIIAVVVMTLALKLWQLGEKNYYSTGS; encoded by the coding sequence ATGATTAAGTGTTTAAAGTTTTATAAAAAAGCAGTTTTAGCAAGTATTAGGTCTGCAATGCAGTATAAATTTAGCTTTTTAGTGAATAGTTTTTCTTATATTTTTATTATGCTAAGTGATATACTGCCTGTTTTTGTTATTTTGTACCACTTTAAATCAATTGGTGGTTGGAACATGTTTCATGTAGCAGCTCTTTGGGGCTGTATAAACATATCATTAGGCTTTACTAGAGCCTTTTGTGTTGAGATTCACAACTTTCAAGAATATATTATTAACGGTACATTCGATAACTTGCTTTTAAGACCATGGTCTACTTTATTACTATTATTAAGTCGTAAAATACAGCTTTTTAGATTAGCAGGGTCTTTGCAGGGTTTAATAGTACTAGTGTTTGCCCTACTTAAGTTAAAGGTTAACTATACTACCTTATTGTATTTACCTGTATTAATCATAACAGGAATAGTTACCTTAGTAGCAATAGAAATAATTATTGCCTCATTGGCATTTTGGATTACCCGTACAGGAGATATTTTAGTATTTTTGTTCTATGGACCAACTACAGCTTCAATGTATCCATTATCTATATTTCCTGTTGCCATAAAAGCATTTTTAACCGTTTGGCCAGTTGCCTATGTGGGCTTTAAACAGCTAGAGTATTTATTAGGATTCAGTAATAATGCCAGCATATTAATAATCTCACCTATAATTGCAGTTGTAGTAATGACTCTTGCTTTAAAACTTTGGCAACTTGGTGAAAAAAACTACTATAGTACAGGAAGCTAG
- a CDS encoding ABC-2 family transporter protein, with amino-acid sequence MRLYYLIAQKNYRINLQYRFTQLINAFGSALFGYIMVFVWQAAAKQKGGFGEFTTTDLMLWVAFAQILFNFVYPKAGLGIQLSVRSGNISLEFLRPINYFCYVMARETGRQVYNLVYRCIPILILYSLTVGYKIPSLKSIFLLIIAMMLGEYISLCLCYIVGITALWTTDVRWSHLLYFSILNVASGVMIPVSFIPGLIGKVLYYSPWACLLNPSCRIFLGVYNLTIFVLPIFWSIALTFTCLLLTKIGKRKLEVQGG; translated from the coding sequence TTGCGATTATATTATTTAATTGCTCAAAAAAACTATCGCATTAACTTACAGTATAGGTTTACCCAATTAATCAATGCCTTTGGCAGTGCTTTATTTGGTTATATTATGGTTTTTGTATGGCAAGCCGCGGCTAAGCAAAAAGGCGGATTTGGTGAGTTTACCACCACAGATTTAATGTTATGGGTGGCCTTTGCTCAAATACTATTTAATTTTGTTTATCCTAAAGCTGGGCTTGGCATTCAGCTTTCAGTTCGCTCTGGTAACATCAGCTTAGAGTTTTTAAGGCCTATCAATTATTTTTGTTACGTGATGGCACGAGAAACTGGTCGGCAGGTATATAATTTAGTGTACAGGTGTATACCAATATTAATTTTGTATAGCTTAACGGTTGGTTATAAAATACCCAGCCTTAAGTCAATATTTCTCTTAATTATAGCCATGATGTTAGGGGAGTATATATCTCTTTGTTTATGTTATATAGTGGGTATTACAGCGCTCTGGACAACTGATGTGAGATGGTCTCATTTGCTTTATTTTTCAATACTTAATGTGGCATCTGGGGTAATGATACCTGTTAGCTTTATACCAGGTTTAATAGGTAAAGTGCTTTATTACTCGCCGTGGGCGTGCTTGTTAAATCCATCTTGCAGAATATTTTTAGGGGTTTATAACCTTACCATTTTTGTTTTGCCTATATTTTGGTCAATTGCATTAACTTTTACTTGTTTATTGCTAACTAAAATAGGAAAACGAAAATTGGAGGTGCAGGGTGGATGA
- a CDS encoding ABC-2 family transporter protein, whose amino-acid sequence MSKTLKFYFKAVQASIKAQMQYRFSFIVNTLTYCIVILCDILPVFIMMYHFKSLGGWNIYQVAALWGCVNIAVSFIKTFCVEIRLFQNYIVDGSFDTLLLRPWPTLLLLMSKNIRYFKLSGVIQGFIVLLLALVKLQVNYITFLYLPIIIVTSTITLFALEVIIASLSFWFGRTGELNSMLSYAPTYAAMHPNNIYPRTLRVFMLVWPVSFLGYLQLSHLFGLGYGRWVLYVAPIVAMVALFGALKVWAIGEKCYYSTGS is encoded by the coding sequence ATGAGTAAAACACTTAAGTTTTATTTTAAAGCAGTACAAGCCAGTATTAAGGCCCAAATGCAATACCGGTTTAGTTTTATAGTTAACACTTTAACTTATTGTATTGTTATTTTGTGCGATATTTTACCTGTCTTTATTATGATGTATCATTTTAAATCTCTAGGGGGTTGGAATATCTACCAGGTAGCTGCTTTATGGGGATGTGTTAATATTGCTGTTTCTTTTATTAAAACCTTTTGTGTTGAGATTCGGCTATTTCAAAACTATATAGTTGATGGAAGCTTTGATACTTTATTGCTAAGACCTTGGCCAACTTTATTATTGTTAATGAGTAAAAATATTAGGTACTTTAAGTTAAGTGGAGTAATACAAGGATTTATAGTTTTACTGCTGGCCTTAGTTAAGCTACAGGTAAACTATATTACTTTTTTGTATTTACCTATTATTATAGTCACAAGTACAATAACCCTGTTTGCACTTGAGGTAATCATTGCTTCATTATCATTTTGGTTTGGTAGAACAGGTGAGCTAAATTCTATGCTTTCTTATGCTCCAACTTATGCAGCAATGCACCCCAACAATATATATCCACGTACTTTAAGGGTATTTATGCTTGTTTGGCCAGTGTCTTTTTTAGGCTATTTACAGTTAAGTCATTTATTTGGTTTAGGTTATGGTAGGTGGGTATTATATGTAGCCCCTATTGTGGCTATGGTAGCTTTATTTGGGGCTCTTAAAGTTTGGGCAATAGGTGAAAAGTGTTATTACAGCACAGGTAGTTAA
- a CDS encoding ABC-2 family transporter protein, producing the protein MHFLIAQKTYRINLQYRYTQLINAFGSAIIGFILVCVWRAGSTPYGGVGKYSTANLISWIAFAQVLFNIVHPATGLNIQKSVRTGNISLEFLRPINYFTYVMSRELGRQLYALVFKSIPIFLIYWALFSFKIQSFSQILLLIFTIVLGVYISMCINYLVGISALFTTDIRWANTLSFSLLCVASGSMIPVDLLPGVVGKILSRSPWACFMNPACSVFVGLYNNNILVIPLVWSFILTLTCLGLTNLGKQKVEVQGG; encoded by the coding sequence ATGCATTTTTTGATTGCTCAAAAAACATATCGTATAAATTTGCAGTACCGTTATACTCAGCTAATTAATGCCTTTGGAAGTGCCATAATAGGCTTTATTTTGGTGTGTGTATGGAGAGCTGGCTCTACGCCTTATGGTGGAGTAGGTAAGTATTCTACTGCAAATCTCATTTCTTGGATAGCATTTGCTCAAGTTCTCTTCAACATTGTTCACCCAGCTACTGGTTTAAACATTCAAAAGTCTGTGAGAACAGGCAATATTAGCCTAGAGTTTTTAAGACCCATTAACTACTTTACTTATGTTATGAGTAGAGAGTTAGGTAGGCAGCTGTATGCTTTGGTTTTTAAATCTATACCAATATTTTTAATATATTGGGCTTTATTTAGTTTTAAAATTCAAAGTTTTAGCCAAATATTATTGCTTATTTTTACTATAGTGTTAGGGGTTTACATCTCTATGTGTATTAATTATTTAGTTGGAATTAGTGCACTTTTCACAACTGATATAAGATGGGCTAATACCCTTAGCTTTTCACTTTTATGTGTGGCTAGTGGCTCAATGATTCCTGTAGACCTGTTGCCTGGAGTTGTGGGTAAAATACTATCTAGAAGCCCTTGGGCTTGTTTTATGAACCCTGCTTGTAGTGTATTTGTGGGTTTATATAACAATAATATTTTAGTTATACCTTTAGTTTGGTCCTTTATATTAACGTTAACCTGTTTAGGCCTTACCAACTTAGGTAAACAAAAGGTAGAGGTGCAAGGCGGATGA
- a CDS encoding DUF1287 domain-containing protein, whose protein sequence is MANKTKLKVLVIVSLIGATLSIILYQYGIWPFPKVVEIATIEITSDKDKDGITDLQDIVEGARLQIKKKPRYKSIYYKGGYPPQSEGVCTDLIWRAFKNAGYDLKALVDEDIKKAENEYYRVLEFGGPDPNIDFRRVQNLAVFLKRNAQSLTTIVDPTDINNLVQWQAGDIVCFKNHIGIVSNKRLRNGVPLMIHHSYRYPNEGNYLINSKQQITGHYRYPKQVKQTSQAKNEKISRKLWGLQLFTK, encoded by the coding sequence ATGGCAAACAAAACTAAGTTAAAAGTATTAGTAATTGTAAGTTTAATAGGAGCTACTTTAAGTATTATATTGTACCAATACGGCATTTGGCCATTTCCTAAGGTGGTAGAAATAGCCACTATAGAAATTACGAGTGATAAAGATAAAGATGGTATCACAGATTTACAAGACATAGTTGAAGGAGCAAGACTACAAATAAAGAAAAAGCCAAGATATAAATCTATATATTATAAAGGTGGTTATCCCCCACAATCCGAAGGAGTCTGTACAGATCTAATTTGGCGGGCATTTAAAAACGCTGGTTATGATTTAAAAGCTCTAGTAGATGAAGATATAAAAAAAGCAGAAAATGAGTACTATAGAGTTTTAGAGTTTGGTGGACCAGACCCTAATATAGATTTTAGAAGGGTGCAAAATTTAGCTGTTTTTTTAAAAAGAAATGCCCAAAGTTTAACCACTATAGTTGATCCTACTGATATAAATAATTTAGTGCAGTGGCAAGCAGGAGATATAGTTTGTTTTAAAAACCATATTGGGATTGTATCTAATAAACGGTTACGTAATGGAGTACCGCTTATGATTCATCATAGCTATAGATACCCTAATGAAGGTAATTATTTAATAAATAGTAAACAGCAAATAACAGGACATTACAGATATCCAAAACAAGTTAAACAAACAAGCCAAGCGAAAAATGAAAAAATAAGTAGAAAATTATGGGGTTTACAGCTTTTTACAAAGTAA